In bacterium, the DNA window CGATCTATATGACATCGAGCATGGTTCCGGGTTTGACGTACCGCTCGATGGGGAGCACGGAGCCGACAAGGCTCCGGATGTATTCCTTCCGCTTCTCCATGGTACCGCCGTCGACCCGTATCTCGAATATCTCGGCGGTCAAACTCGTCGAACTGTTCGGCTTCCCCTTCGACGGCGGCACGCTGCTCTTCCCGCTCAGTTACATCTTCGGGGATATTCTGACCGAGGTGTACGGCTATGCCCGCGCCCGCCGCATCATCTGGCTCGGTTTCTTCGGAAACCTCCTCGCCGTCGTTACGTTCGCCGTAGTCGGCGCGCTGCCTCCCGCATCGGTTTGGCCCCACCAGGAGGCGTTCGCCACCACCCTCGGCGTCGTTCCCCGCATCGTGGCCGCCAGCTTCATCGCCTATCTGGCCGGAGAGTTTTCCAATTCGTTCGTGCTGGCCAAGATGAAGATCGCCACCCACGGCCGTTTCCTCTGGACCCGCACCATCGGTTCTACGCTCATCGGGCAGGGCGTGGATACTCTCATCTTCGTGACGCTGGCCTTCGGTGGAACGATTCCGCTGCGTGCGCTGTGGCTGATGATCGTTTTCAACTACGTGTTCAAGTGCGGAACCGAGATCGCCTTCACTCCCGTGACCTACGCGACCGTCGGTTTCCTTAAACGCCGCGAACAGGTGGACGCCTACGACACGCAGACCGCTTTCAATCCGTTTCTCTTCTTCCGACTCGGCCCGCGCGCTCAGGAACCAGAGCGGGGTTCGACACTGTAAGGTAATTTGCTCCGGCCAAACATGCAAGTGATCTCATGACGTTTTGGGAACATCTGGACGAGCTCCGACGGCGGCTCCTCTGGTCGCTGGTGGCGATTACCGTGGCCGCGATTGCCGGATTTCTGCTCTCCGACCGCGCGCTGAACTTCCTGATCGAGCCGTTTCGCGAGAACGTGGCCGGCTCGTTGGCGCTGCTCGCTCCGTCCGACGGATTCATCGTTCAGATCAAGATGGCACTCGTATTGGGAGCCGTGATCGCTTCGCCGATTGTGGCCTATGAGTTGTACGGCTTTATCGGAGTGGGTTTGAAATCCAGGGAAAAGCGTTGGCTGTGGCCGGTGGCGATGGTCGCAACGATTCTTTTCTGGGGCGGCGTGGTGTTCGCATGGCTTATTTTTCCCACCGCCATTCGGTTTCTCGGCTCGTTCGCGGGATTTGGCGTGCAGAACTTATGGTCGCTGAAGAACTACATCAGCCTCGTGCTCTTTCTGCATCTCGCGTTTGGAATCATCTTTCAGCTTCCGCTCGTCATCGGCCTGCTCATTGCCAGCGGCCTCGTGCCGTCCTCGTTCTTTCGCCGCAACCGTCGTTATGCCATCGTAACGATTTTCATCCTCGCCGCACTGGCTACTCCCACCACCGATGCCCTCACCATGATGCTGATGGTTGGTCCGCTCCTATTGCTCTACGAAGTCTCGATCTGGGTAGGGGTGATGATCGAAGGACGAAGAAGGCGACTTGCGGCAAGCACGGGCGAAGAAATCGAGGCGTAGCTGCGTAAGGCAGAGTGTTCTACGAATCCGCAGAAGTGAGCGGGCCACACCGAACGGTGTGGCCCGCCTCGCATAAGGGGCGGTGCGCCGGGAGGGCAACCGACGCACCTTGGGCAGGGGGACCGCCCCGGGCAAGAGCGGTCCCGAGCTCATTTGAGGAGTTGCAGCTTGCGCACGGCCACAAAATCTTCGCTGATCATCCGTGCGAAATACATTCCGCTGGCTGCATTATCGGCTCGCCACTGCACGCGATGCCGCCCTGCGCGACGCATCTCGTCCGCGAGGATCGCCACCTCGCGGCCCAAGACGTCGAAGATGACGATTTTCACCTCGCTGTCGCGCGGCAGCGCGAACTCGATTTGACTCGTGCTGTTGAACGGATTCGGATAGGGAGCGCTTAAGCTGTATTCGAGCGGAACCACGTCGAAACCGTTGTTAATCGCCGATCCGCCGAGAATCACGAATCGCGCGTTGCTCGTATCCCATACCGTCGTGTCGCGGAGCGAGACGACGATCAGATAGCATCCTTCCGCCGCCGGACCGGTGATCGTCCAGATCTCTTCCGAATCGTTTTCGGTCTCGACGAACAGCGTATCGAAACGGTTGACAGGCGCGCCGCGCCACAGGCCAATGCCGATTTCTCCGGCCACTCCTTCACTCCGCCAACGCAGACGAATGTTCTCGCCCACTGCGAGTGAATCGCCGCCGTTGGGCGCAACGACTTCAAGACGCGGCAGCGCGATCTGCAGCGGAGTATCGGTGGTGTCGGCGAGTTCCGGCTGGAGCGTGGCCGTCACCCGCAGCGCCACCAGATCGGCCTCGGGTCCGGTCACGGTCCACAGGATCGAGTCGGACATCACTTCGTTCGCCAACATCTCCCACGGCTGAGCGCGATCCGCAGCGGTCATCTCCACGCTCACCGGACCCGTGTAATGCGTGCGGCTCCATCGCACCCAATGTTGCTCGCCCACGTACCAGATGGTTCCGCCCTGTGTGTTGAGAATAAGCCCCGGAGCCACCACTCTGCGCGGCACCGAAACCGCCATCACCGCAGTGTCATCAAGCGCTCGCACGCGGAACCGTAGCGAATCCGTCTCCGGTCCCACAACAAGAAAGTCGAAGGACGTCGTGTCAAGCGAGTCAGCCAGGGTCTGCCAGATGCCGGTCAGCGAATCGAACGACACTTCCAATCGCACCGCTCCTTCCCCGTCAATCCACTCCCATTCGAGCGCGAGCAGGCTGCCGACCGTGTCCGTGCCCGACTCGCCCGGTGAAATAAAGATGAGCTCGGGCACATGAATCGTGAATGTCTCACTCGTGTCTGAGAGTGTGGCCAGAGCATCCTGCACGATGAGTCGCGCTTCGCTTGCCCGCGGGGGTGTCACGATCCAATCATAGGCGGTTGTGCCGACTTCCGTCATCAACGTCTCCGGCGGCTGTTCGCCCCGGATCAGCAACAAATCGAATGGCCCGTCCGTACCCAGCGCGATCCATTCGGCGCGCAAAGTATCACCCGCCGCGTAATCGGTTCTCATCTCGCTGGTGAACGCGATTCGCGGCTCAAGAATCGTTACGGCACCGGTCGTGTCGTCCAGTTCTGTGTCACCCGGAACTAACGCGCGGAAACGAGCGGCTTCCGCCTCGGGCGCAGTGACCGTCCACGCGTACGATCCGCTCCCGACTCCGCTGAAAAGCGTTTCCCACGAAGCGGTCGGTTCGCGCAGGATCGCGATGTCCGCCAGAGCCGACTCACCGAAGATGTCGAGGATGAAGGTAGTCTCTTCCCCAATAAAGAGGGTATCGTTTACGGGAACGACTCCCAGCGACAACGCGGGTTGGTAGAGAACGAAGTCGCTGCCGAGTGTGTCCGCCGCGAAGTCGTACAACAGACTCCGCACCCGCAGACGCGCCCTGCCGGTCGTGTCGCCGCTCGCCGTCCACACGAACAAAGTGTCGGCGCCCTCATAGAGTGTTTCCCAAGCGGCCGACGGATAGTGACGATTAAGTTCGAGTCGAACGAATCCGTTCACTTCATGATTGTGCCAGGCAATTCTCATCGCTGTGCCCAGCCGGTAGGCACTCTGTCCAAGAGTATGCAATGTGAGCGAAGGCTGAACGACGCGCACGCCGGTTACCGTGTCGGCTGCGTTCCATTCGGGAACCGCCACCGCAACGGCGAGATTTTCGGTTGTCTCGGACGATAGGAATTGAATCGAGTCGGCGGACGTCGTTTCCACCGCCTGCCACGCGCCCGACGGATAATTGTAGTTTACCGTGACCGTCGCTTCACCGGCAGTATGATCGCGCGACCAGCGGATCATCGTACTTTCCCCGACGATCCACCGCGTACCCGGGAGCGGTGCCGTGATACTCAGTTGCGGCTGGAACGGGCCGAGAAGTTGCACGCTATCTTGCGGCGCACCAGTGACGGCATCTTCCACAACGATCCGGCACGAGGCCGCCGCCGGAGAAGCGACGGTGAACGAGAGCGAGTTCCCCGACGTTCCGCTGCTGAGAGTCTGGGTCGTGGAACCGGCGCGGCGAAGGAGCACGCGCACCGGACCGTCGTAGGCAATTCGATTCCAGGCTGCGTTGACGTTCGCACCGATGATGAGCTCTGCATTCGCGGGGGGGGACGTGATCGCCAATGCCGCCCACTGCAGCGAGAACGGCTGCGACGTGGCCTGCCACGTGGAGTTCAGGCTGGACACAACGCGGATGCGCACCGAGTTGGCAGCGGGAGGAGTCGCGTTCCACGCCACGGAATCGCTGTCCAGGTCGAGCGCGACCTCCTCCCACACTCCGGGCGGATCCTGGCGGCTGACGAGCACGTTCACCGGGGCCGGATGATTCACTCGGGTCCAGCGAATCATGATCGGAGATCCGATGGCATACATTCCCCCTCCCGCCGGAGTCATAAGCTCGATCTTCGGCTGAAGGATCTCAAATGGTTCACTCACGGCGTTCACCGACGGATTAGCCGCGCTCTCAACTTTTAAGCGCGCGGTCGCGGCAGCCGGACCCGTCGGGATCCATTCGAAGAAATCATCGGAGAGGTTTCCGGCCACAAGCTCAGGCCAGCTCAATCCGCCGTCTCGCGACAGCCGAACGTTCACCGGCCCCTCAACGGCCGTTCGGTGCCACCGGAGTTCCGCGAGGAATCCGATAGTCACGTCGGATCTTGCGCTTCCGTCCCATAGCAGCGTTGGCACCAGCAGCGTCATGTTTTCGCCGAGGGTGTCGCCCAATGCCGGTGCAATCGTGGAAACCAACCGCAGTCGCGCGGCGTAAGTCGTTGGGCCGGTCACGGTCCAGTTGACAAACGTGTCCACCGCGCCGCTCGCAATGGTCGTCCACGCTCCCGCCGGATAATCGCGATTGATCTGCACATGAACCGGATCGGTAACGGCATGCCGGTTCCAGCGTACGCTCATCACCTCTCCCTCCACGAACGTTTCCCCGCCGAGCGGTGCCGCGAAAGAGATAACCGGCTGACTGAGCGCGAACGCTCCCGATTCGGCTTCGATCACCGAACCCGTGCTCGTACGCACTACAATGCGCGCCGCCGCTGCGGCGGGAGTCGTGGTTATCCACACCAACGAATCTCCAGCCACCGACGAAGCCAGAGTTTCCAAATCGCCACCCGGAATTCGACGCAGGAACACGTCTACCGGCGTACTCACCGCGTTGCGTATCCATCGAATCGTAAGCGCGCGACCGAGCGCATTTATGCTCCCCGCCGCTGGTGAAGTCACGGTGAGCGCAGGTTGAGCGATCACGCAATCGAAGGACGTCGTCCGGCTCACCCACGCGGCATCCACCAGCGATATTCGCAGGCGAGCCGTGGTTGATGGCGGGCCATTGACCGTCCAGGCTTGTGAACTCCCACTGCTGACTCCGATTTCCTCCCACGGACCCGTCTCACCGGATCGGGAAAGCTCAACACGTATGTCTCCCGCCGCGAATCTCCGAATCCACGAGAAGACTTCGTTCTCGCCCACCAGGAATGTGTCTCGCACGGCGGGAATAACGAAGTCAAGCTGTGGAGTTCCGATCCGAACCGCTCCGTCGGTCGTATCGCCGATGGTCGGAATCGTTGCGCTGAGCAACCGGAATCGCGACATGTCCGTCGCCGTACCGCTGGCCGTCCACGAGTAAGAGCCACCGGTTGCTCCGAGTTGCACGAGCTCCCACGTGCCCACCGGCCAGTTTCGCTTGACGTAGATGTTCACCGTGGACGGCAATCCGATGGTAGCCCAGGTGAACGTAACGGGTCGGCCGATCGCAATCGAGTCTCCCGCCACCGGCGTGGCGAGAATGACCGACTGCCGGGCGATCATGAAATTGCCATCGCTGATATCCGTGATGGACGGATTCGCGATGAGCGTCACACGCACCCGGCAGGCGGTTGCCTCAGCACCGCTGATTGTCCATGCCAGCGTGTCCGCCGTGGTCGTCACTTGCAGCACTTCCCACGTTCCACCCGGATAGTTGCGGTTCAACTCCACCTTCACCAGACCCGGCATGTTCACGCGTCCCCAGCGAATCACGTATGGCTGACCGAGGAGCAGCGTATCGCCGCCGTTGGGATTCACGATGTAGAGATCGGGAAGACGCGTGCCGAAATCACTGTCGGAGACGTCGAATACTTCAGGCCGTGCCATCATCGAAACGCGGATCCGGCCGTGCGCGAAATCACCGCTCATCGTGTAGGCCGCCGTGTTTCCCATCACGTCGGTCGCAATCGTCTCCCAAGTCCCCGACGGATAGGTGCGGTTGAGTTCCACACGCACTCCGCCCGGAACGGCGGTTCTCGTCCAACTGATCGTGATGGGAGTTCCGGGCATGAAGATTTGTCCGCCGTTCGGATATTGAACCGTCAGCACCGGCGTCACGATGGAGAAGTTCGCGTCGGTCACGTCTTCCACGATTGGATTCTGGCTGCGAACGCGCAAACGCGCCTGATTCGTCAGCGTGCTCGATACGGTCCATGAATAGCTGTCACCGGAAAGACCCGCGGCGATGGACTGCCAGCTTCCCGCCGGATAGTCGAGATTCACGTCCAAATCCACCGGACCCGCGAAGTCCGTTCGCGTCCACGATATTTCCTGACTGTTCCCGGCGCCGACCGCGCCGCCGTTGAGAGTCAGCAGCGTCAGGCTGGGCTCCAGAATACTGAACGGATCCGAGCTGTCGCCGAGCGCCGGAATCCGCGTCGAAAGAACGCGCAGGCACGCACCGCCGGAGCGCGGTGCCGTGGCCGTCCAGACGAATTCATCGGCCGTGACGCTGGAGGCGAGTTGTACCCATGTGCCGCCCGGATAATTGCGGCACAGGAACACGTTGGCGCCCGGTCCCACGTTGCTTCGCGTCCATCGTATCGTCACCGGCTGTCCCACGACGATGCTTCCTCCCACCGGAGCCGTGACCGTGAGCGCCGCATTCACGATAGCCAGATTGAAGTCCAGCGTGTCTCCTACGGTGGGATACACCTCCGACACGATGCGAATCCGCGCCGTTGAGGTCACCGCTCCGTCGGCGATCCACGCGAGCTGATCGAGCAAGGTGGTTCCCAGCAGCGTCCACGTTCCACTCGGATAATTCCGTTTCAGTTCCACCCGCACGTTGCCCGTTGCCGACGTGCTGCGCGTCCAGCGAATCAAATTGGACACACCCAGACCGAACGTATCTCCCGCCGCAGGCGAAACGAGCGTCAGGGTCGGCAGTTCGATCTCGAAATTCATGGCCGACTGACCGCTGACTCCCGGATCGCTCGTTGCGCGCACTTTAATCCGGCAGGCCGACGAGGGCAGACCGCTCACCGTCCAATCGAGGGAGTCCGAATTGAGATTCGCCGCCAGCGTTTCCCATGTACCGGACGGATACGCGCGATTGAGCAGTACGTCCACGTTGCCCGTATTGACCCGCGCCCACTTCATCCGGACGTTGGTTCCCAGTGCAAACGTCTCGCTTCCCAACGGAGAGATTAAGGTGATGCCGGTCGGCAGAATCGAGAAATTGCCGGCGCCCGTATTTTCCACACCGGGGTAGACGTCGCTGACCACCCGAACGCGCGCGGCGAACGTGAGGATTCCGGAGGCCGTCCACGGAACACTGCTGCCGCTCACGCCCGCGGCAATCGTCTCCCACGTTCCCGTCGGGTAGTTGCGGTTCAATTGCAGGCTTACGGTTTCGGGATGTCCCGTGCGAGTGAACGTGAGACTATAAGGATCTCCGATGACCAGCACTTGTCCGCCGTTGGGCCACGTTACGGCGAGCGCAGGATCCACGATGGCGAAGCCACCCGAGGTATCGCCGAATTGCGTTTGACTCTCGAACACCACGCGAATACGGGCAGTCTCGGTAACGGCTTGGGTGATTGTCCACGCGTAGCTGTTGCCGGTGAGTCCACTTGCCAGCGTGTTCCACATTCCGCCGGGATAGGCGGAATTAAGTTCCAATCGCACCGCGCCCGTAAGAGCGGATCGCGTCCACGAAACCGTTTGCGGCGTATTGCGTCTCCAGCGCTCGCCTCCCGCCGGAGAAATCAGACTGAGCGA includes these proteins:
- a CDS encoding queuosine precursor transporter translates to MYSFRFSMVPPSTRISNISAVKLVELFGFPFDGGTLLFPLSYIFGDILTEVYGYARARRIIWLGFFGNLLAVVTFAVVGALPPASVWPHQEAFATTLGVVPRIVAASFIAYLAGEFSNSFVLAKMKIATHGRFLWTRTIGSTLIGQGVDTLIFVTLAFGGTIPLRALWLMIVFNYVFKCGTEIAFTPVTYATVGFLKRREQVDAYDTQTAFNPFLFFRLGPRAQEPERGSTL
- the tatC gene encoding twin-arginine translocase subunit TatC, producing MTFWEHLDELRRRLLWSLVAITVAAIAGFLLSDRALNFLIEPFRENVAGSLALLAPSDGFIVQIKMALVLGAVIASPIVAYELYGFIGVGLKSREKRWLWPVAMVATILFWGGVVFAWLIFPTAIRFLGSFAGFGVQNLWSLKNYISLVLFLHLAFGIIFQLPLVIGLLIASGLVPSSFFRRNRRYAIVTIFILAALATPTTDALTMMLMVGPLLLLYEVSIWVGVMIEGRRRRLAASTGEEIEA
- a CDS encoding T9SS type A sorting domain-containing protein yields the protein MNRNYPGGAWETITDTVTTSSYVWSATGPGTSTARMRVSLNSNPNIKDESNGGFTITQPALSLTSPDGGETVTLGGPLTVRWTRTAASGNVTVRLNRSYPGGAWETLTTSATADTFAWTATGAAATACRVKIQLTADTTISDLSASNFELVSRSVTLTSHDGGETYYTGSFSSVTFARTNATGNVTVQLNRNYPGGSWETLTTVASASSYSWSVGGSATQNARLRVFLTAESYVGDTSNANFAIAAPSLLVSLPNGGESWPISSAQTISWQRFGVTENVKVELNRSYPEGSWVSLSTSASGSSLPWTVSGPATDRARVRVTSTANSSICDTSNANFTIVQQSITLLTPQTGETLKIGFPHVIRWSRVSAPGNATVQVNRTWPSGSWETLGTTAADSLIWNVTSPVSNSARVRVALVSDPSLADTSDGNFTIFLPSLSLISPAGGERWRRNTPQTVSWTRSALTGAVRLELNSAYPGGMWNTLASGLTGNSYAWTITQAVTETARIRVVFESQTQFGDTSGGFAIVDPALAVTWPNGGQVLVIGDPYSLTFTRTGHPETVSLQLNRNYPTGTWETIAAGVSGSSVPWTASGILTFAARVRVVSDVYPGVENTGAGNFSILPTGITLISPLGSETFALGTNVRMKWARVNTGNVDVLLNRAYPSGTWETLAANLNSDSLDWTVSGLPSSACRIKVRATSDPGVSGQSAMNFEIELPTLTLVSPAAGDTFGLGVSNLIRWTRSTSATGNVRVELKRNYPSGTWTLLGTTLLDQLAWIADGAVTSTARIRIVSEVYPTVGDTLDFNLAIVNAALTVTAPVGGSIVVGQPVTIRWTRSNVGPGANVFLCRNYPGGTWVQLASSVTADEFVWTATAPRSGGACLRVLSTRIPALGDSSDPFSILEPSLTLLTLNGGAVGAGNSQEISWTRTDFAGPVDLDVNLDYPAGSWQSIAAGLSGDSYSWTVSSTLTNQARLRVRSQNPIVEDVTDANFSIVTPVLTVQYPNGGQIFMPGTPITISWTRTAVPGGVRVELNRTYPSGTWETIATDVMGNTAAYTMSGDFAHGRIRVSMMARPEVFDVSDSDFGTRLPDLYIVNPNGGDTLLLGQPYVIRWGRVNMPGLVKVELNRNYPGGTWEVLQVTTTADTLAWTISGAEATACRVRVTLIANPSITDISDGNFMIARQSVILATPVAGDSIAIGRPVTFTWATIGLPSTVNIYVKRNWPVGTWELVQLGATGGSYSWTASGTATDMSRFRLLSATIPTIGDTTDGAVRIGTPQLDFVIPAVRDTFLVGENEVFSWIRRFAAGDIRVELSRSGETGPWEEIGVSSGSSQAWTVNGPPSTTARLRISLVDAAWVSRTTSFDCVIAQPALTVTSPAAGSINALGRALTIRWIRNAVSTPVDVFLRRIPGGDLETLASSVAGDSLVWITTTPAAAAARIVVRTSTGSVIEAESGAFALSQPVISFAAPLGGETFVEGEVMSVRWNRHAVTDPVHVQINRDYPAGAWTTIASGAVDTFVNWTVTGPTTYAARLRLVSTIAPALGDTLGENMTLLVPTLLWDGSARSDVTIGFLAELRWHRTAVEGPVNVRLSRDGGLSWPELVAGNLSDDFFEWIPTGPAAATARLKVESAANPSVNAVSEPFEILQPKIELMTPAGGGMYAIGSPIMIRWTRVNHPAPVNVLVSRQDPPGVWEEVALDLDSDSVAWNATPPAANSVRIRVVSSLNSTWQATSQPFSLQWAALAITSPPANAELIIGANVNAAWNRIAYDGPVRVLLRRAGSTTQTLSSGTSGNSLSFTVASPAAASCRIVVEDAVTGAPQDSVQLLGPFQPQLSITAPLPGTRWIVGESTMIRWSRDHTAGEATVTVNYNYPSGAWQAVETTSADSIQFLSSETTENLAVAVAVPEWNAADTVTGVRVVQPSLTLHTLGQSAYRLGTAMRIAWHNHEVNGFVRLELNRHYPSAAWETLYEGADTLFVWTASGDTTGRARLRVRSLLYDFAADTLGSDFVLYQPALSLGVVPVNDTLFIGEETTFILDIFGESALADIAILREPTASWETLFSGVGSGSYAWTVTAPEAEAARFRALVPGDTELDDTTGAVTILEPRIAFTSEMRTDYAAGDTLRAEWIALGTDGPFDLLLIRGEQPPETLMTEVGTTAYDWIVTPPRASEARLIVQDALATLSDTSETFTIHVPELIFISPGESGTDTVGSLLALEWEWIDGEGAVRLEVSFDSLTGIWQTLADSLDTTSFDFLVVGPETDSLRFRVRALDDTAVMAVSVPRRVVAPGLILNTQGGTIWYVGEQHWVRWSRTHYTGPVSVEMTAADRAQPWEMLANEVMSDSILWTVTGPEADLVALRVTATLQPELADTTDTPLQIALPRLEVVAPNGGDSLAVGENIRLRWRSEGVAGEIGIGLWRGAPVNRFDTLFVETENDSEEIWTITGPAAEGCYLIVVSLRDTTVWDTSNARFVILGGSAINNGFDVVPLEYSLSAPYPNPFNSTSQIEFALPRDSEVKIVIFDVLGREVAILADEMRRAGRHRVQWRADNAASGMYFARMISEDFVAVRKLQLLK